The Thermodesulfobacteriota bacterium DNA segment CCCAGCGGGCGTCCAGGCCGCAAGCCAGATCGATGAAGCGGACGATGTCGACGCCGCCGAAGCAGATGCCGACGCAGCGGCCGCAGCCGACGCACGACGGCCGGCCATGCTGCCGGAAGTCGTGGAGCAGCTTGTGGGAGAACCGCTCCCGGATGCCGTGCCGCCGGCGGTCCACCGGGTTGTGGCCACCGGCCATGCGGGTGAAGCCGGCAAAGGTGCAGGCATCCCAGGCCCGGCGTCGCTCGCCGCCGGTGGCGCTCGTCTGGTGGTCGGTGATGGTGAAGCAGGTGCAGGTGGGGCAGAGGTAGGCGCAGCCACCGCAGTCCTGGCAGCGGGCCGACAGGGCCAGCCAGACCTCCTCCGGCACCTCGCCCCGGGCCAGCCGCTGGCAGGCCGTCAACACCGGCACCGGGCGGGGGAAGGCCCCCCGGGCCTCCAGGCTCAGCTGGTACTGGGCCCGGGCCTCCTCGGGCCCGGCCGGCCGGAAGAACTGGGGCCAGCGGGCCAGGATCTCCTCGCCCCGGCGGCGGCCGCTCTCCACATAGAAGCGGTCGCCGAGATCGGTGAGCTGCAGATCGAAGCCATGCTCCAGGAAGGGGCCGCTCCGGGTGGCGTTGCAGAA contains these protein-coding regions:
- a CDS encoding 4Fe-4S dicluster domain-containing protein; amino-acid sequence: MSPERRILAKEHLAPFLRKLAKGHRLVAPVAMPPGDTRLAVVEDLDRTPLDLEHPSQISAKPFLFPQEEVLFTYQGGPATGGGLFVPVYHSIPTVYFALRSCDVSALLYQDVVFLHRAKDPYYARRRHNAVLISLACNTPFPHCFCNATRSGPFLEHGFDLQLTDLGDRFYVESGRRRGEEILARWPQFFRPAGPEEARAQYQLSLEARGAFPRPVPVLTACQRLARGEVPEEVWLALSARCQDCGGCAYLCPTCTCFTITDHQTSATGGERRRAWDACTFAGFTRMAGGHNPVDRRRHGIRERFSHKLLHDFRQHGRPSCVGCGRCVGICFGGVDIVRFIDLACGLDARWARLG